A single genomic interval of Theropithecus gelada isolate Dixy chromosome 16, Tgel_1.0, whole genome shotgun sequence harbors:
- the DPH1 gene encoding 2-(3-amino-3-carboxypropyl)histidine synthase subunit 1 isoform X4: MDTSAQDFRVLYVFVDIRIDTTHLLDSLRLTFPPATALALVSTIQFVSTLQAAAQELKAEYRVSVPQCKPLSPGEILGCTSPRLPEEVEAVVYLGDGRFHLESVMIANPNVPAYRYDPYSKVLSREHYDHQRMRAARQEAIATARSAKSWGLILGTLGRQGSPKILEHLESRLRALGLSFVRLLLSEIFPSKLGLLPEVDVWVQVACPRLSIDWGTAFPKPLLTPYEAAVALRDISWQQPYPMDFYAGSSLGPWTVNHGLDRRPQTPGRPARGKVQEGSTHPPSAVACEDCGCRDKKVAPLAP; encoded by the exons ATGGACACCTCGGCCCAAGACTTCCGGGTGCTGTACGTCTTTGTGGACATCCGGATAGACACTACCCACCTCCTGGACTCTCTCCGCCTCACCTTTCCCCCAGCCACTGCCCTTGCCCTGGTCAGCACCATTCAGTTTGTGTCGACCTTGCAG GCAGCCGCCCAGGAGCTGAAAGCTGAGTACCGTGTGAGTGTCCCACAGTGCAAGCCCCTGTCCCCTGGAGAGATTCTGGGCTGCACATCCCCCCGACTGCCCGAAGAGGTGGAGGCCGTTGT GTATCTTGGAGATGGCCGCTTCCATCTGGAGTCTGTCATGATTGCCAACCCCAATGTCCCCGCTTATCG GTATGACCCGTACAGCAAAGTCCTGTCCAGAGAGCACTATGACCACCAGCGCATGCGGGCTGCTCGCCAGGAAGCCATAGCCACCGCCCGCTCCGCCAAGTCCTGGGGCCTTATTCTGGGCACTCTGGGCCGCCAGGGCAGTCCTAAGATCCTGGAG CACCTGGAATCTCGACTCCGAGCCTTGGGCCTTTCCTTCGTGAGGCTGCTGCTCTCTGAGATCTTCCCCAGCAAGCTTGGCCTACTTCCCGAGGTGGATGT GTGGGTGCAGGTGGCATGTCCACGTCTCTCCATTGACTGGGGCACAGCCTTCCCCAAGCCTCTGCTGACACCCTATGAG gcGGCCGTGGCTCTGAGGGACATTTCCTGGCAGCAGCCCTACCCGATGGACTTCTACGCTGGCAGCTCCTTGGGGCCTTGGACGGTGAACCACGGCCTGGACCGGCGTCCCCAGACCCCGGGCCGACCCGCGCGGGGGAAG GTGCAGGAGGGGTCCACGCATCCCCCTTCAGCCGTGGCTTGCGAGGACTGCGGCTGCAGAGACAAGAAGGTGGCGCCGCTTGCTCCTTGA
- the DPH1 gene encoding 2-(3-amino-3-carboxypropyl)histidine synthase subunit 1 isoform X2, translating to MAALVVFGAAEQGGRNGPGRVRAPRGRVANQIPSEILKNPQLQAAIQVLPSNYNFEIPKTIWRIQQAQAKKVALQMPEGLLLFACTIVDILERFTEAEVMVMGDVTYGACCVDDFTARALGADFLVHYGHSCLVPMDTSAQDFRVLYVFVDIRIDTTHLLDSLRLTFPPATALALVSTIQFVSTLQAAAQELKAEYRVSVPQCKPLSPGEILGCTSPRLPEEVEAVVYLGDGRFHLESVMIANPNVPAYRYDPYSKVLSREHYDHQRMRAARQEAIATARSAKSWGLILGTLGRQGSPKILEHLESRLRALGLSFVRLLLSEIFPSKLGLLPEVDVWVQVACPRLSIDWGTAFPKPLLTPYEAAVALRDISWQQPYPMDFYAGSSLGPWTVNHGLDRRPQTPGRPARGKVQEGSTHPPSAVACEDCGCRDKKVAPLAP from the exons ATGGCGGCGCTGGTTGTGTTCGGGGCAGCGGAGCAGGGCGGCCGAAACGGCCCTGGCAGAG TTCGGGCCCCTCGGGGCCGCGTGGCCAATCAGATCCCCTCTGAGATCCTGAAGAACCCCCAGCTGCAGGCAGCAATCCAGGTCCTGCCTTCCAACTACAACTTTGAGATCCCCAAGACCATCTGGAGGATCCAACAAGCCCAGGCCAAGAAGG TGGCCTTGCAAATGCCGGAAGGCCTCCTCCTCTTTGCCTGTACCATTGTGGATATCTTGGAAAG GTTCACGGAGGCTGAAGTGATGGTGATGGGTGACGTGACCTATGGGGCTTGCTGTGTGGATGACTTCACGGCGAGGGCCCTGGGAGCTGACTTCTTGGTGCACTACGGCCACAGTTGCCTGG TTCCCATGGACACCTCGGCCCAAGACTTCCGGGTGCTGTACGTCTTTGTGGACATCCGGATAGACACTACCCACCTCCTGGACTCTCTCCGCCTCACCTTTCCCCCAGCCACTGCCCTTGCCCTGGTCAGCACCATTCAGTTTGTGTCGACCTTGCAG GCAGCCGCCCAGGAGCTGAAAGCTGAGTACCGTGTGAGTGTCCCACAGTGCAAGCCCCTGTCCCCTGGAGAGATTCTGGGCTGCACATCCCCCCGACTGCCCGAAGAGGTGGAGGCCGTTGT GTATCTTGGAGATGGCCGCTTCCATCTGGAGTCTGTCATGATTGCCAACCCCAATGTCCCCGCTTATCG GTATGACCCGTACAGCAAAGTCCTGTCCAGAGAGCACTATGACCACCAGCGCATGCGGGCTGCTCGCCAGGAAGCCATAGCCACCGCCCGCTCCGCCAAGTCCTGGGGCCTTATTCTGGGCACTCTGGGCCGCCAGGGCAGTCCTAAGATCCTGGAG CACCTGGAATCTCGACTCCGAGCCTTGGGCCTTTCCTTCGTGAGGCTGCTGCTCTCTGAGATCTTCCCCAGCAAGCTTGGCCTACTTCCCGAGGTGGATGT GTGGGTGCAGGTGGCATGTCCACGTCTCTCCATTGACTGGGGCACAGCCTTCCCCAAGCCTCTGCTGACACCCTATGAG gcGGCCGTGGCTCTGAGGGACATTTCCTGGCAGCAGCCCTACCCGATGGACTTCTACGCTGGCAGCTCCTTGGGGCCTTGGACGGTGAACCACGGCCTGGACCGGCGTCCCCAGACCCCGGGCCGACCCGCGCGGGGGAAG GTGCAGGAGGGGTCCACGCATCCCCCTTCAGCCGTGGCTTGCGAGGACTGCGGCTGCAGAGACAAGAAGGTGGCGCCGCTTGCTCCTTGA
- the DPH1 gene encoding 2-(3-amino-3-carboxypropyl)histidine synthase subunit 1 isoform X1, with product MLEWGHRQTLKRGPYSTSVWLRPKTDTSSGLISILVRAPRGRVANQIPSEILKNPQLQAAIQVLPSNYNFEIPKTIWRIQQAQAKKVALQMPEGLLLFACTIVDILERFTEAEVMVMGDVTYGACCVDDFTARALGADFLVHYGHSCLVPMDTSAQDFRVLYVFVDIRIDTTHLLDSLRLTFPPATALALVSTIQFVSTLQAAAQELKAEYRVSVPQCKPLSPGEILGCTSPRLPEEVEAVVYLGDGRFHLESVMIANPNVPAYRYDPYSKVLSREHYDHQRMRAARQEAIATARSAKSWGLILGTLGRQGSPKILEHLESRLRALGLSFVRLLLSEIFPSKLGLLPEVDVWVQVACPRLSIDWGTAFPKPLLTPYEAAVALRDISWQQPYPMDFYAGSSLGPWTVNHGLDRRPQTPGRPARGKVQEGSTHPPSAVACEDCGCRDKKVAPLAP from the exons atgcttGAGTGGGGGCACCGACAGACCCTGAAAAGGGGTCCCTATTCCACCTCAGTCTGGCTGCGGCCAAAGACAGACACCAGCTCAGGCCTTATATCCATTCTAGTTCGGGCCCCTCGGGGCCGCGTGGCCAATCAGATCCCCTCTGAGATCCTGAAGAACCCCCAGCTGCAGGCAGCAATCCAGGTCCTGCCTTCCAACTACAACTTTGAGATCCCCAAGACCATCTGGAGGATCCAACAAGCCCAGGCCAAGAAGG TGGCCTTGCAAATGCCGGAAGGCCTCCTCCTCTTTGCCTGTACCATTGTGGATATCTTGGAAAG GTTCACGGAGGCTGAAGTGATGGTGATGGGTGACGTGACCTATGGGGCTTGCTGTGTGGATGACTTCACGGCGAGGGCCCTGGGAGCTGACTTCTTGGTGCACTACGGCCACAGTTGCCTGG TTCCCATGGACACCTCGGCCCAAGACTTCCGGGTGCTGTACGTCTTTGTGGACATCCGGATAGACACTACCCACCTCCTGGACTCTCTCCGCCTCACCTTTCCCCCAGCCACTGCCCTTGCCCTGGTCAGCACCATTCAGTTTGTGTCGACCTTGCAG GCAGCCGCCCAGGAGCTGAAAGCTGAGTACCGTGTGAGTGTCCCACAGTGCAAGCCCCTGTCCCCTGGAGAGATTCTGGGCTGCACATCCCCCCGACTGCCCGAAGAGGTGGAGGCCGTTGT GTATCTTGGAGATGGCCGCTTCCATCTGGAGTCTGTCATGATTGCCAACCCCAATGTCCCCGCTTATCG GTATGACCCGTACAGCAAAGTCCTGTCCAGAGAGCACTATGACCACCAGCGCATGCGGGCTGCTCGCCAGGAAGCCATAGCCACCGCCCGCTCCGCCAAGTCCTGGGGCCTTATTCTGGGCACTCTGGGCCGCCAGGGCAGTCCTAAGATCCTGGAG CACCTGGAATCTCGACTCCGAGCCTTGGGCCTTTCCTTCGTGAGGCTGCTGCTCTCTGAGATCTTCCCCAGCAAGCTTGGCCTACTTCCCGAGGTGGATGT GTGGGTGCAGGTGGCATGTCCACGTCTCTCCATTGACTGGGGCACAGCCTTCCCCAAGCCTCTGCTGACACCCTATGAG gcGGCCGTGGCTCTGAGGGACATTTCCTGGCAGCAGCCCTACCCGATGGACTTCTACGCTGGCAGCTCCTTGGGGCCTTGGACGGTGAACCACGGCCTGGACCGGCGTCCCCAGACCCCGGGCCGACCCGCGCGGGGGAAG GTGCAGGAGGGGTCCACGCATCCCCCTTCAGCCGTGGCTTGCGAGGACTGCGGCTGCAGAGACAAGAAGGTGGCGCCGCTTGCTCCTTGA
- the DPH1 gene encoding 2-(3-amino-3-carboxypropyl)histidine synthase subunit 1 isoform X3 — protein sequence MPEGLLLFACTIVDILERFTEAEVMVMGDVTYGACCVDDFTARALGADFLVHYGHSCLVPMDTSAQDFRVLYVFVDIRIDTTHLLDSLRLTFPPATALALVSTIQFVSTLQAAAQELKAEYRVSVPQCKPLSPGEILGCTSPRLPEEVEAVVYLGDGRFHLESVMIANPNVPAYRYDPYSKVLSREHYDHQRMRAARQEAIATARSAKSWGLILGTLGRQGSPKILEHLESRLRALGLSFVRLLLSEIFPSKLGLLPEVDVWVQVACPRLSIDWGTAFPKPLLTPYEAAVALRDISWQQPYPMDFYAGSSLGPWTVNHGLDRRPQTPGRPARGKVQEGSTHPPSAVACEDCGCRDKKVAPLAP from the exons ATGCCGGAAGGCCTCCTCCTCTTTGCCTGTACCATTGTGGATATCTTGGAAAG GTTCACGGAGGCTGAAGTGATGGTGATGGGTGACGTGACCTATGGGGCTTGCTGTGTGGATGACTTCACGGCGAGGGCCCTGGGAGCTGACTTCTTGGTGCACTACGGCCACAGTTGCCTGG TTCCCATGGACACCTCGGCCCAAGACTTCCGGGTGCTGTACGTCTTTGTGGACATCCGGATAGACACTACCCACCTCCTGGACTCTCTCCGCCTCACCTTTCCCCCAGCCACTGCCCTTGCCCTGGTCAGCACCATTCAGTTTGTGTCGACCTTGCAG GCAGCCGCCCAGGAGCTGAAAGCTGAGTACCGTGTGAGTGTCCCACAGTGCAAGCCCCTGTCCCCTGGAGAGATTCTGGGCTGCACATCCCCCCGACTGCCCGAAGAGGTGGAGGCCGTTGT GTATCTTGGAGATGGCCGCTTCCATCTGGAGTCTGTCATGATTGCCAACCCCAATGTCCCCGCTTATCG GTATGACCCGTACAGCAAAGTCCTGTCCAGAGAGCACTATGACCACCAGCGCATGCGGGCTGCTCGCCAGGAAGCCATAGCCACCGCCCGCTCCGCCAAGTCCTGGGGCCTTATTCTGGGCACTCTGGGCCGCCAGGGCAGTCCTAAGATCCTGGAG CACCTGGAATCTCGACTCCGAGCCTTGGGCCTTTCCTTCGTGAGGCTGCTGCTCTCTGAGATCTTCCCCAGCAAGCTTGGCCTACTTCCCGAGGTGGATGT GTGGGTGCAGGTGGCATGTCCACGTCTCTCCATTGACTGGGGCACAGCCTTCCCCAAGCCTCTGCTGACACCCTATGAG gcGGCCGTGGCTCTGAGGGACATTTCCTGGCAGCAGCCCTACCCGATGGACTTCTACGCTGGCAGCTCCTTGGGGCCTTGGACGGTGAACCACGGCCTGGACCGGCGTCCCCAGACCCCGGGCCGACCCGCGCGGGGGAAG GTGCAGGAGGGGTCCACGCATCCCCCTTCAGCCGTGGCTTGCGAGGACTGCGGCTGCAGAGACAAGAAGGTGGCGCCGCTTGCTCCTTGA
- the OVCA2 gene encoding esterase OVCA2 produces the protein MAAQRPLRVLCLAGFRQSERGFREKTGALRKALRARAELVCLSGPHPVPDAPGPEGARSDFGSCPPEEQPRGWWFSEQEADVFSALEEPAVCRGLEESLGMVAQALSRLGPFDGLLGFSQGAALAAFICALGQAGDPRFPLPRFIILVSGFCPRGLGFKESILQRPLSLPSLHVFGDTDKVIPSQESMQLASRFPGAITLTHSGGHFIPAAAAQRQAYLKFLDQFAE, from the exons ATGGCCGCGCAGCGACCCCTGCGGGTCCTGTGCCTGGCGGGCTTCCGGCAGAGCGAGCGGGGCTTCCGCGAGAAGACCGGGGCGCTGAGGAAGGCGCTGCGGGCCCGCGCCGAACTCGTGTGCCTCAGCGGCCCGCACCCGGTCCCCGACGCCCCGGGCCCCGAGGGCGCCAGATCAGACTTCG GGTCCTGCCCTCCAGAGGAGCAGCCTCGAGGCTGGTGGTTTTCAGAGCAGGAGGCGGACGTTTTCTCCGCATTGGAAGAGCCCGCCGTATGCAGGGGCCTGGAGGAATCCCTGGGGATGGTGGCGCAGGCACTCAGCAGGCTGGGGCCTTTTGACGGCCTTCTTGGTTTCAGCCAGGGGGCTGCGCTAGCAGCCTTTATATGTGCCCTGGGCCAGGCAGGCGATCCCCGCTTCCCCTTGCCACGGTTTATCATCTTGGTATCTGGTTTCTGTCCCCGGGGCCTTGGGTTCAAGGAATCCATCCTGCAAAGGCCCTTGTCATTGCCTTCACTCCATGTTTTCGGGGACACTGACAAAGTCATCCCCTCTCAGGAGAGTATGCAATTGGCCAGCCGATTCCCCGGAGCCATCACCCTCACCCACTCTGGTGGCCACTTCATTCCAGCAGCTGCAGCCCAGCGTCAGGCCTACCTCAAGTTCTTGGACCAGTTTGCAGAGTGA